From Rutidosis leptorrhynchoides isolate AG116_Rl617_1_P2 chromosome 3, CSIRO_AGI_Rlap_v1, whole genome shotgun sequence, a single genomic window includes:
- the LOC139899539 gene encoding protein yippee-like — MGRLFVISLEGSIYSCKHCNTHLGLSDDIISKAFHCRHGRAYLFDKVVNVTVGDKEERMMITGLHTVVDIFCVGCGSIVGWKYESAHEKCQKYKEGKFILERFKVLGPDGSLYVIGQEVQMGSGSDDADDA, encoded by the exons ATGGGGCGATTGTTTGTGATAAGTTTGGAAGGAAGTATATACAGTTGCAAgcattgtaatactcatttgggcCTCTCTGATGACATCATCTCTAAG GCTTTCCACTGTCGACATGGAAGAGCTTATCTCTTCGACAAGGT TGTGAATGTGACTGTTGGAGATAAAGAAGAACGGATGATGATAACTGGATTGCATACTGTTGTTGACATATTCTGTGTTGGATGTGGATCTATTGTCGGTTGGAAATAT GAGTCTGCACATGAGAAATGTCAAAAGTACAAGGAGGGGAAGTTTATTCTCGAGAG GTTTAAGGTTTTGGGTCCGGATGGGAGCTTGTATGTAATTGGGCAAGAGGTTCAGATGGGTAGTGGAAGTGATGATGCTGATGATGCATGA
- the LOC139903027 gene encoding pentatricopeptide repeat-containing protein At5g15010, mitochondrial-like, translating to MFVTKFNKIRYTSQILQSTISYSLFPTQSFNLFHSHNQNPNETYNCNINSNEQHVLDQLSILLPIRHQNTDSVTNPRSEVTQLNQNDDMLLSPEDRLRGIFIQKLNGKTALKRALTAAVVDIDVSCELVAKVLNRGSLDGRHMVTLFQWAVEHGKVFEDVDSYNVVLRALGRRKFFDFMMSVVSEMRRKGLEPNYETLFIFMDSYIKAKRISKAVSMFWNLEEFGMRCDLESLKVMLRCLCQRSRVSTANSILSRMKEKVRFDGETYNIVIRGWSKFGRVNEIERLMKEMVEDGFDPDSLTFSYLLEGLGRCGKIDDAVKMFETLRERKICVLDVGIYNAMIFNFISIGDIDGCLKYYDDMLSSNCKPHMDTYVTIIFGFLKVQRVADAIEMFDKMIVRGIMPTTGMVTSVIETLCSYGPPHAAMMIYKKAKDVKCIVSITAYKILLMRLSRFGKCGMLMNIWNEMEQSGYQSDVEVYEYIINGLCNNGQLENAATVMEDCLKKGYCPSRLVCAKLNNKLLGSNKVEMAYKLFLKIKKMRNDENARKYWRAKGWHL from the coding sequence ATGTTCGTTACTAAATTCAATAAAATCAGGTACACTTCTCAAATCCTTCAATCTACAATTTCATACTCCCTATTTCCAACACAATCATTTAACCTATTTCACTCACATAACCAAAACCCTAACGAAACCTATAATTGCAATATAAACAGTAACGAACAACACGTGTTAGATCAGTTATCTATTTTGTTACCAATTCGTCATCAGAATACAGATTCAGTTACAAACCCTAGGTCAGAAGTAACTCaattgaatcaaaatgatgatatgcTGTTGTCACCGGAAGATAGGTTGAGAGGGATTTTTATTCAGAAATTGAACGGAAAAACTGCGCTCAAACGCGCGTTAACTGCGGCTGTGGTTGATATTGATGTAAGTTGCGAGTTAGTTGCTAAAGTGTTGAATAGAGGGAGCTTAGATGGTAGACATATGGTTACACTTTTCCAGTGGGCCGTTGAGCATGGGAAGGTATTTGAGGATGTTGATAGTTATAACGTAGTTCTTCGAGCGTTAGGGAGACGGAAGTTTTTTGATTTTATGATGAGTGTGGTAAGTGAGATGAGGAGGAAAGGGTTGGAGCCAAATTATGAAACTTTGTTTATATTTATGGATAGTTATATTAAGGCTAAGCGAATATCAAAAGCTGTAAGTATGTTTTGGAACTTGGAAGAGTTTGGGATGAGATGTGATTTAGAGTCGTTGAAAGTTATGCTTCGTTGTCTTTGTCAACGTTCTCGTGTGTCGACTGCGAATTCGattttaagtagaatgaaagagaagGTGAGGTTTGATGGTGAGACGTATAATATAGTCATTCGCGGGTGGTCTAAATTTGGCAGGGTTAATGAAATCGAGAGGCTTATGAAGGAAATGGTGGAAGATGGATTTGATCCTGATAGTTTGACTTTTAGCTACTTACTTGAAGGATTAGGTAGATGTGGTAAAATTGATGACGCGGTTAAGATGTTTGAGACGTTAAGAGAACGAAAAATATGTGTGTTAGATGTTGGTATTTACAATGCAATGATCTTTAACTTTATCTCGATTGGTGATATTGATGGATGTTTGAAATACTATGATGATATGTTGAGTAGCAATTGTAAACCGCACATGGATACTTATGTGACGATTATCTTTGGTTTTCTTAAAGTTCAAAGGGTAGCAGATGCGATTGAAATGTTTGATAAAATGATAGTCCGGGGGATCATGCCAACTACAGGGATGGTGACTTCAGTTATTGAAACCTTATGTAGTTATGGCCCACCACATGCTGCTATGATGATTTATAAGAAAGCAAAAGACGTTAAGTGTATAGTATCGATAACTGCTTACAAGATATTGCTTATGAGGCTTTCAAGATTTGGTAAATGTGGCATGCTTATGAACATATGGAATGAAATGGAACAAAGTGGTTATCAATCTGATGTTGAAGTTTATGAGTACATCATCAATGGGCTTTGCAACAATGGTCAACTTGAAAATGCTGCAACCGTGATGGAAGATTGTCTGAAGAAAGGCTATTGTCCCAGTCGACTTGTTTGTGCTAAGCTGAATAACAAACTCTTAGGTTCAAATAAAGTAGAGATGGCTTATAAACTATTTTTAAAGATAAAAAAGATGCGTAATGATGAAAATGCACGGAAATATTGGCGAGCTAAAGGGTGGCATTTATGA